From Toxorhynchites rutilus septentrionalis strain SRP chromosome 2, ASM2978413v1, whole genome shotgun sequence, a single genomic window includes:
- the LOC129766847 gene encoding uncharacterized protein K02A2.6-like gives MKFEVDSGSPVSLIGLADRVKWFNDITLNETKVELRSYCGSKIKVFGTIDVDVACNGKIQVLRLFVVDSKRQPLLGREWMRALQFNWNDVMKNYLSSVNKITLRTPLSGTVRNVLEEFPSVFDDSIGEITKVQASLTLKPNSKPVFLKSRSIPFSIQDVVENEINRMVEKGILLKVNHSEWATPIVPVMKSANKVRLCGDFKLTVNKNLLVDEHPLPTIDELFANMAGGEKFSKLDLAQAYLQMVVRQEDQPILTLNTHL, from the coding sequence ATGAAATTTGAGGTAGACAGTGGTTCACCAGTTTCCTTGATTGGGCTTGCTGACAGAGTAAAATGGTTTAACGACATTACGCTTAATGAGACAAAAGTTGAATTGCGTAGTTACTGCGGCAGTAAAATAAAGGTTTTCGGTACCATTGATGTAGATGTGGCGTGTAACGGGAAAATACAAGTCTTGCGATTGTTCGTGGTCGATTCGAAAAGGCAACCGTTGCTGGGGCGGGAGTGGATGCGTGCGTTGCAGTTCAATTGGAACGATGTCATGAAAAACTATCTTTCTAGTGTCAACAAAATAACGCTGCGTACACCGTTATCCGGAACGGTGAGAAATGTACTCGAAGAGTTCCCTTCAGTTTTCGATGATTCTATTGGAGAGATCACCAAAGTTCAAGCTTCGCTAACCCTGAAACCGAATAGCAAACCTGTATTTTTGAAATCTCGTTCAATACCTTTTTCTATTCAAGATGTTGTGGAAAACGAAATCAATCGGATGGTGGAAAAGGGGATCTTGTTGAAAGTTAACCACAGTGAATGGGCGACTCCGATAGTGCCTGTGATGAAGTCCGCCAACAAGGTGCGTCTGTGTGGGGATTTCAAGCTGACCGTTAACAAGAATCTGTTAGTGGACGAACATCCTTTACCGACCATAGATGAATTATTCGCCAACATGGCCGGTGGCGAGAAATTTTCTAAACTGGATTTAGCACAAGCATATCTCCAAATGGTTGTTAGACAGGAAGATCAACCAATACTCACATTAAACACACATCTGTAG